A single Spirochaetota bacterium DNA region contains:
- a CDS encoding lactonase family protein, giving the protein MATISRRDFIFNAAAKASSIALAGSIVPSLTAAGGASMTSFLAIGNSVAGEKSGIHMFRIDNGSGAISTIGFTACERPSFTLASPDGKTLYAVGESAKFNGKPGGSVSAYAVGENGALTFMNAESSGGAGPCHLGFSANGKFIIASNYSGGSVGVLPLASDGKVLAPSCVIQHSGKGPNPKRQTAPHCHSATVFPDGIVAIADLGLDKIFLYRLTDDGTLTPHTAPFAECAPGAGVRWLAVHPKKRIVYSVNELNCTVDRYRYENASLARVQTECTITETVTPDMSGASIRVSADGNFLYASTRGHDSIALFSLAADGAMTFISTTPSGGLWPRDFALSQNGKILVAANQKSDSISVFRRDEKSGALSAAGASASVAGATSVLFFSRGE; this is encoded by the coding sequence ATGGCGACCATTTCACGCAGGGATTTTATTTTCAACGCTGCGGCAAAAGCATCGTCGATAGCCCTCGCCGGTTCTATCGTGCCTTCGCTTACCGCGGCCGGAGGCGCATCCATGACTTCATTCCTCGCTATCGGCAATAGTGTCGCTGGAGAAAAGTCCGGCATACACATGTTCCGCATCGATAATGGATCGGGGGCGATCTCGACGATAGGGTTTACCGCCTGTGAACGACCATCGTTCACGCTCGCTTCACCCGACGGGAAGACACTCTATGCCGTCGGCGAATCGGCGAAGTTCAACGGGAAGCCCGGCGGGAGCGTATCGGCATATGCTGTCGGCGAGAACGGGGCGCTTACGTTCATGAACGCGGAATCGTCCGGCGGCGCGGGGCCGTGTCATCTCGGCTTCAGCGCGAACGGGAAGTTCATCATCGCATCCAATTATTCCGGCGGTTCGGTCGGCGTGCTGCCGCTCGCTTCCGACGGGAAAGTGCTTGCACCGTCATGCGTGATACAGCACAGCGGCAAGGGCCCCAATCCGAAACGCCAGACGGCGCCGCATTGCCACAGCGCCACCGTTTTTCCCGACGGCATCGTCGCGATAGCCGATCTCGGTCTTGATAAGATATTCCTTTATCGCCTGACGGATGACGGTACGCTCACGCCGCATACCGCGCCGTTCGCCGAATGCGCCCCCGGTGCCGGTGTCCGCTGGCTCGCCGTGCACCCGAAGAAGAGGATAGTGTACTCGGTGAACGAGCTTAACTGCACCGTGGACAGGTATCGGTATGAGAACGCATCGCTGGCACGCGTGCAGACCGAATGCACGATAACCGAAACAGTAACGCCCGATATGAGCGGCGCATCGATACGGGTTTCGGCGGACGGGAATTTCCTCTACGCCTCAACGCGCGGGCATGACAGCATAGCCTTGTTCTCGCTCGCCGCCGACGGGGCAATGACATTCATAAGCACGACGCCGTCCGGCGGTCTGTGGCCGCGCGATTTCGCGCTCTCACAGAACGGGAAAATACTCGTTGCGGCGAACCAGAAGTCCGACAGCATAAGCGTTTTCCGCCGCGATGAAAAGAGCGGCGCATTGTCCGCGGCGGGTGCTTCCGCATCGGTCGCCGGCGCAACATCGGTCTTGTTCTTCAGCCGTGGTGAGTGA
- a CDS encoding CsgG/HfaB family protein, which translates to MRSIHLCFFIPVICLSLFAQDRKPRIGVLDFTAAGVSASDAQVVGEMFRGETVNSGAFEVLDRNNMNSIMKEQQLQMSGCTESACAVQIGRLLNMEYMLYGSLSKLGSVFIIQVSMANIETAQIVVSTKEKFPAIENADEAINRIVNNLKWKVADYQRELLQKRRERGLADPPRTEPKKEVKPVASETKKEDKTAGAKTTIRTAAGGTEWSTLKWTVLFSTAGALAAGGTLNILGALQQSGAESYYASTYMTESGGALSVYDTKYTTYQGMITAGNIENIIAYSLYGVAAALAVWWFFIPDVPAMKDASILPSVSPVFAENGALDGASLAFTWRW; encoded by the coding sequence ATGCGTTCAATCCATCTTTGTTTCTTTATTCCCGTCATATGTCTTTCGTTGTTCGCGCAGGACAGGAAGCCGCGTATCGGCGTACTCGATTTCACTGCGGCCGGTGTAAGCGCCTCCGACGCACAGGTGGTCGGCGAGATGTTCCGCGGCGAGACGGTGAACAGCGGGGCGTTCGAGGTCCTCGACCGCAACAATATGAACAGTATCATGAAAGAACAGCAGCTGCAGATGAGCGGCTGCACCGAAAGCGCCTGCGCGGTGCAGATCGGGCGTCTGCTCAATATGGAATACATGCTCTACGGTTCCCTCTCCAAGCTCGGCAGCGTGTTCATCATTCAGGTAAGCATGGCGAACATCGAGACGGCGCAGATCGTCGTTTCGACGAAGGAGAAATTCCCAGCGATAGAGAATGCCGATGAAGCCATCAATCGTATCGTCAACAATCTGAAATGGAAAGTGGCGGATTATCAGCGCGAACTTCTGCAGAAGCGCAGGGAGCGCGGGTTGGCGGACCCGCCGAGAACGGAGCCGAAAAAAGAGGTGAAACCCGTCGCATCGGAAACGAAGAAAGAAGACAAGACCGCGGGGGCAAAGACGACGATACGGACGGCAGCCGGGGGAACGGAATGGAGTACATTGAAATGGACGGTATTGTTCTCGACGGCCGGGGCGCTCGCTGCGGGCGGGACGCTTAATATACTCGGGGCGCTGCAGCAGAGCGGTGCCGAGAGCTACTATGCCAGCACCTATATGACGGAAAGCGGCGGGGCGCTCAGTGTATACGATACGAAATACACGACCTATCAGGGGATGATAACGGCGGGCAATATCGAGAACATCATCGCCTATTCCCTGTACGGTGTCGCAGCAGCGCTCGCCGTGTGGTGGTTTTTTATACCGGATGTACCCGCAATGAAAGACGCATCGATCCTTCCATCGGTATCGCCGGTGTTCGCGGAGAATGGGGCGCTAGACGGTGCATCACTTGCATTCACTTGGCGTTGGTGA
- the rimO gene encoding 30S ribosomal protein S12 methylthiotransferase RimO, producing the protein MKTIYIETLGCEKNTVDSEMMIGILEKAGHTFTVKPEEAEVIIVNTCAFIGDAKKEAIDKILSYGVFRQHGKCKRLIATGCMPQRYREDLTIALREVDAFIGTNNLSNIVKAVDAGTTHITPAPETYEEHPGSRVHTGGKGSAFIRIADGCFSTCSFCAIPLIRGKYRSRTIENIMNEARGYAAIGTKELNLIAQETTYYGQDNYGERMLPKLLKGLAGIDGIRWIRVLYQNPALIDNAMLDAFFSDEKILPYFDIPFQHVNAGILKNMRRWGSRDDILSLIGRIRERNPESVIRTSFIVGFPGEGEDEFNELMELVHEAKFDRMGIFVYSEEEGTDALSLGLEKADEAEAMDRREKLMHAQLAISEERLSRYNGRTMEVLVESVTEKEMTGRSWQSAPEVDGFVIAPRSGDVKPGDLVAVTVDHANEHDLYGNIV; encoded by the coding sequence ATGAAGACTATTTATATCGAAACACTCGGCTGCGAGAAGAACACCGTCGACAGCGAGATGATGATAGGCATACTCGAGAAGGCCGGTCATACGTTCACGGTGAAACCGGAAGAAGCGGAAGTCATCATCGTCAATACCTGCGCCTTCATCGGTGATGCGAAGAAAGAGGCCATCGATAAGATATTGTCCTACGGTGTTTTCCGTCAGCACGGGAAATGCAAGCGGCTCATCGCCACCGGCTGTATGCCGCAGCGCTATCGCGAGGACCTTACCATCGCGCTCCGCGAGGTGGATGCCTTCATCGGCACGAATAATCTCTCCAACATCGTCAAGGCGGTCGATGCCGGGACGACGCATATCACGCCTGCACCGGAAACGTATGAGGAACATCCCGGATCGCGTGTGCATACCGGCGGCAAGGGGAGCGCGTTCATACGCATAGCCGACGGCTGTTTTTCCACGTGCAGCTTCTGTGCCATACCGCTCATTCGCGGGAAATACCGGAGCCGCACTATCGAGAACATCATGAACGAGGCGCGCGGATACGCGGCGATCGGTACGAAAGAGCTGAACCTCATCGCGCAGGAAACGACGTATTACGGACAGGATAATTACGGCGAGCGCATGCTCCCGAAACTGCTGAAAGGGCTTGCCGGCATCGACGGCATACGATGGATACGGGTGCTCTATCAGAACCCCGCCCTTATCGATAATGCCATGCTCGATGCTTTTTTCTCCGATGAAAAAATATTGCCGTACTTCGATATTCCGTTCCAGCATGTGAACGCAGGCATCCTCAAGAACATGCGCCGATGGGGTTCCCGCGACGATATCCTCTCGCTTATCGGGCGTATACGTGAGCGCAATCCCGAGAGCGTCATTCGCACATCGTTCATCGTCGGTTTCCCCGGCGAGGGTGAGGATGAGTTCAACGAGCTTATGGAGCTCGTTCACGAGGCGAAATTCGACCGCATGGGGATATTCGTGTATTCCGAGGAAGAGGGCACCGACGCGCTTTCGCTCGGTCTCGAGAAAGCCGATGAGGCGGAGGCGATGGACCGCCGTGAGAAGCTCATGCATGCGCAGCTCGCCATTTCCGAGGAGCGATTATCCCGCTACAATGGCCGCACGATGGAAGTGCTCGTCGAATCGGTCACCGAGAAAGAGATGACCGGCCGTTCATGGCAGAGCGCGCCCGAGGTCGACGGCTTCGTCATCGCGCCGCGTTCGGGCGATGTAAAGCCGGGCGATCTTGTTGCGGTAACGGTCGATCATGCGAACGAGCATGATCTCTATGGGAATATCGTATAG